One Flagellimonas sp. CMM7 genomic region harbors:
- a CDS encoding penicillin-binding protein: MAITEKNIMNRLYLVTGCLVVFSICVVVKLVDIQMIKGEDYKELALNNTEKMFTIEPNRGNLYSDDGSLLAASVPKYEIRFDAKTVSEENFQNNVAALSDSLGNLFDRPSSYYRQLFRKARANNNRYKLVARNIDYLDYIRIKQFPLFELGPYKGGFIEKHRVVREYPLGKMAARSIGYEKVDENGYYTRVGLDGAFGEQYLRGKEGKRLKQKIAKGQWKPVGLDNIVEPQDGLDVVSTIDINIQDIAHHELLAQLEKYQADHGCVVVMETATGEIKAISNLGRTSEGKYYEKLNYAVGESHEPGSTFKLMSMIAALEDKVIDTSTVIDTEKGRYRIYDRVVKDSKWGGYGKVSASKAFAVSSNTAFAKIINENYKENPKKFVDRLMNMGLHKKLGIPIIGEGDPVIRYPGDEGWSGISLGWMSHGYEVSMTPMQTLAFYNAIANDGEFVKPRLIKEVREGNKVLKRFDKEIANASICSKETVKKAQQLLKDVVEKEYGTGHGLYSKSFSMAGKTGTCQKNYVAKDPDKLAYISSFAGYFPADNPKYSCIVIIHEPDKSVGYYGADVSGPVFKSMAQKIYTTSPTIDEVKGKAFDEDTLEEKYTQYYAQSQKKYTKVPNVKGMCGMDAISLLENMGLHVEVKGNGKVKKQSIDQGTDINQVKKIVLELS, encoded by the coding sequence ATGGCAATAACGGAAAAAAATATCATGAATAGGCTATACCTAGTTACGGGTTGTCTTGTTGTTTTTTCTATTTGCGTCGTAGTAAAGTTGGTGGATATCCAAATGATAAAAGGGGAGGATTACAAAGAACTTGCCCTTAATAATACTGAAAAGATGTTCACTATAGAGCCAAATAGGGGTAATCTATATTCAGATGATGGTAGTCTACTTGCCGCATCGGTTCCAAAATATGAGATTCGGTTTGATGCAAAAACTGTATCAGAAGAAAATTTTCAAAACAACGTTGCGGCGCTTTCGGACTCTTTGGGGAATCTTTTTGATAGACCATCTTCTTATTATAGACAGCTTTTTAGAAAAGCAAGGGCAAATAACAATAGATACAAATTGGTGGCTAGAAACATAGACTACTTGGATTATATACGCATAAAACAGTTTCCACTGTTTGAGTTGGGGCCCTACAAAGGTGGATTTATTGAAAAACACCGCGTTGTTCGTGAATACCCTTTGGGTAAAATGGCAGCCAGAAGTATTGGTTATGAAAAAGTTGATGAAAACGGATACTACACAAGGGTAGGTCTAGATGGTGCTTTTGGAGAACAGTACTTAAGAGGGAAAGAAGGAAAACGATTAAAGCAGAAGATAGCCAAGGGCCAGTGGAAACCAGTGGGTCTGGACAATATTGTTGAGCCACAAGATGGCTTGGATGTAGTTTCCACTATCGATATCAACATTCAAGACATTGCCCATCATGAGCTTCTTGCACAATTGGAGAAATACCAAGCAGATCACGGGTGCGTGGTTGTAATGGAAACTGCTACGGGAGAAATAAAAGCTATTTCCAATTTGGGCAGAACTTCTGAAGGGAAGTATTATGAAAAGCTGAATTATGCTGTGGGAGAATCTCATGAACCGGGCTCAACCTTTAAATTGATGTCAATGATAGCTGCCTTGGAAGACAAAGTGATTGATACCAGCACTGTAATTGATACAGAGAAAGGAAGGTACAGAATTTATGATCGCGTGGTAAAAGATTCTAAATGGGGCGGCTATGGAAAGGTTTCTGCCTCAAAAGCTTTTGCTGTTTCTTCCAATACGGCTTTTGCAAAAATTATTAATGAGAATTATAAAGAGAATCCAAAAAAGTTTGTGGATCGCCTTATGAACATGGGGCTACATAAAAAGTTGGGCATACCTATCATTGGCGAAGGAGATCCTGTAATTCGATATCCAGGTGATGAAGGATGGTCAGGAATTTCCTTGGGATGGATGTCACATGGTTATGAAGTCTCGATGACACCTATGCAGACATTGGCTTTTTACAATGCCATTGCTAATGATGGAGAATTTGTAAAGCCTAGATTAATCAAAGAGGTGCGAGAAGGTAATAAGGTACTTAAAAGGTTTGATAAGGAAATTGCAAATGCTTCCATCTGTTCCAAAGAGACCGTGAAAAAAGCTCAGCAGTTATTGAAAGATGTAGTAGAGAAAGAATACGGCACTGGTCATGGATTGTATTCAAAAAGCTTTTCAATGGCTGGTAAGACAGGAACTTGTCAGAAAAACTATGTAGCCAAAGACCCAGATAAACTAGCTTATATTTCGTCATTCGCGGGATACTTTCCTGCAGACAATCCAAAATATTCCTGTATCGTAATTATTCATGAGCCTGATAAAAGTGTTGGGTACTACGGAGCAGATGTATCCGGACCAGTTTTTAAATCTATGGCTCAAAAAATTTATACCACCTCTCCAACTATAGATGAAGTGAAGGGTAAAGCCTTTGATGAGGATACTTTGGAGGAAAAATACACACAATATTATGCTCAGTCCCAAAAAAAATATACAAAAGTCCCCAATGTAAAAGGAATGTGCGGAATGGATGCAATTTCCTTATTGGAAAATATGGGGTTGCATGTAGAGGTTAAGGGAAATGGAAAAGTAAAGAAGCAATCCATTGATCAAGGAACAGATATAAATCAAGTTAAAAAAATAGTGCTTGAACTTTCATGA
- a CDS encoding FtsL-like putative cell division protein, whose translation MKKGLLDILKGKFLVSGDAPKNWMFLFFASFLAAMMISSSHRADKKVHEIAALSEEVRMLKSEFFEHRSTVQQLKLESTLRESVAVEGLIPSKNPPQKIQVKSEK comes from the coding sequence ATGAAAAAAGGATTACTGGACATATTAAAAGGAAAGTTTTTGGTTAGCGGAGATGCCCCCAAGAACTGGATGTTTCTGTTTTTTGCCTCCTTTTTAGCTGCTATGATGATTTCCAGTAGCCACAGAGCAGACAAAAAAGTCCATGAAATTGCTGCTTTAAGTGAAGAGGTTCGTATGCTTAAAAGTGAGTTTTTTGAACACAGATCAACTGTTCAGCAATTAAAGTTGGAATCTACTTTAAGAGAGTCAGTGGCGGTCGAAGGGCTTATTCCTTCAAAGAACCCTCCGCAGAAGATTCAAGTAAAATCAGAAAAATAA
- the rsmH gene encoding 16S rRNA (cytosine(1402)-N(4))-methyltransferase RsmH, which produces MISQYHNPVLLQESVDGLNIKEDGVYVDVTFGGGGHSKEILKRLGRGGKLFAFDQDEDALVNAIDDDRFQLINQNFQFLKQFLKFYGIRKVDGILADFGVSSHQFDEAERGFSIRFNADLDMRMNRNNSLSAYQVVNKYSQENLASVLFQYGELRNANAIANAIVESRLGTPIKTTDQLKEILKRFLPKMKENKILAQIYQAIRIEVNQEIEVLKDFLLQAPEVLKEGGRLSLISYHSLEDRLVKRFIRAGKFEGEPEKDFYGNIDVPLKKVGGLIVPSAEEIAQNNRARSAKLRIAERI; this is translated from the coding sequence ATGATTAGCCAATATCATAATCCTGTACTGCTTCAAGAGTCGGTGGATGGATTAAATATAAAAGAAGATGGAGTTTATGTTGATGTCACTTTTGGTGGCGGAGGACACTCCAAAGAGATATTGAAAAGACTGGGGAGGGGAGGAAAGTTGTTTGCCTTCGATCAAGATGAGGATGCGTTGGTAAATGCAATTGATGATGATAGATTTCAGTTGATCAATCAGAATTTTCAATTTCTCAAGCAGTTTTTAAAGTTCTATGGCATTCGGAAAGTTGATGGAATCTTGGCAGATTTTGGAGTTTCTTCCCATCAGTTTGATGAGGCGGAACGTGGGTTCTCAATTCGTTTTAACGCAGATTTGGATATGCGAATGAATAGGAACAATTCATTATCTGCGTATCAGGTGGTCAATAAGTATTCCCAAGAAAATTTAGCGTCAGTTTTGTTTCAATACGGCGAATTGCGAAATGCAAATGCTATAGCCAACGCTATTGTAGAATCAAGATTGGGAACTCCAATAAAAACCACAGACCAGTTAAAAGAGATTTTGAAGCGGTTTTTACCCAAAATGAAGGAGAACAAGATTTTGGCGCAGATCTACCAAGCAATTAGAATTGAGGTCAACCAAGAGATAGAGGTGCTTAAGGATTTTTTGCTTCAAGCACCGGAGGTTCTTAAAGAAGGGGGACGACTTAGTTTAATAAGTTATCATTCTTTGGAAGATAGATTGGTCAAAAGATTTATTAGAGCGGGAAAATTTGAAGGGGAACCAGAAAAAGACTTTTACGGGAATATTGATGTGCCGTTGAAAAAAGTGGGCGGATTAATAGTCCCATCAGCAGAAGAAATTGCACAGAACAATAGAGCAAGAAGCGCAAAACTCCGGATTGCAGAAAGGATATAA
- a CDS encoding division/cell wall cluster transcriptional repressor MraZ, producing MTHIIGQHDCKADTKGRVILPISLKNQLLPVLNEGFVIKRSVFQQCLELYPKSEFDALMQKVLKKSKINRKYDAFVRNFVAGMKEVTIDGDTARLQIPKNLVEYAEIGKEVVLNAVFDKIEIWNKDKYEMVLADSEKDYADLAEEIFADDD from the coding sequence GTGACCCATATCATAGGACAACACGACTGTAAAGCTGATACCAAAGGAAGGGTAATACTCCCTATTTCCTTAAAGAATCAGTTGTTGCCAGTTTTGAACGAAGGCTTTGTGATCAAGCGATCTGTTTTTCAGCAGTGCCTAGAGCTTTATCCAAAGAGTGAGTTTGATGCGTTGATGCAAAAGGTGCTGAAGAAAAGTAAGATCAACAGAAAGTACGATGCCTTTGTTAGAAACTTTGTTGCGGGAATGAAGGAAGTAACGATTGATGGGGATACAGCCAGATTACAGATACCAAAGAACTTGGTTGAATACGCTGAAATTGGAAAAGAAGTAGTTCTAAATGCAGTTTTTGACAAAATAGAGATTTGGAACAAAGATAAGTACGAGATGGTCTTGGCGGATAGTGAAAAGGACTATGCGGACTTGGCCGAAGAGATTTTTGCTGACGATGATTAG
- a CDS encoding alpha/beta fold hydrolase, protein MEKHIITEGKYRYIEMGEGTPIIILHGLMGGLSNFQGVSEYFPSKGYQVLIPELPIYDMPMLKTTVKNFAKFLEGFIEFKGLKDVILLGNSLGGHIGLLHTKMFPKMVKALVITGSSGLYEKAMGDGYPRRGDYEFIKKKAQDVFYDPAVATKEIVDEVFATVNDRMKLVKTLAIAKSAIRHNMAKDLPHMNTPTCIIWGENDTVTPPEVAKEFHELLPDSDLFWMEKCGHAPMMEHPQDFNTVLEAWLAKRNF, encoded by the coding sequence ATGGAAAAGCATATTATTACGGAAGGTAAATACCGATATATTGAAATGGGTGAAGGCACTCCAATCATTATATTGCACGGTCTTATGGGCGGACTGAGCAACTTCCAAGGAGTATCTGAATACTTCCCTTCCAAGGGGTATCAGGTTTTAATTCCTGAGCTCCCTATCTATGACATGCCCATGCTCAAAACCACGGTCAAGAACTTTGCAAAGTTCCTAGAAGGTTTTATTGAATTTAAAGGGCTAAAGGATGTAATTCTTTTGGGTAATTCTCTTGGTGGACACATTGGGCTTTTGCATACCAAAATGTTTCCAAAAATGGTAAAAGCATTGGTTATTACCGGTAGTTCCGGATTGTATGAGAAAGCAATGGGAGATGGCTACCCCAGACGTGGAGATTATGAGTTCATTAAAAAGAAGGCCCAAGATGTTTTTTATGACCCAGCAGTGGCAACCAAAGAAATTGTGGACGAGGTGTTCGCTACGGTTAATGACCGTATGAAATTAGTAAAGACACTGGCTATTGCCAAAAGTGCCATTCGCCACAACATGGCCAAAGATTTACCCCATATGAACACTCCCACTTGTATTATTTGGGGTGAAAATGATACGGTAACCCCACCAGAAGTTGCCAAAGAATTCCATGAACTATTACCTGATTCCGATTTGTTTTGGATGGAAAAATGTGGTCATGCCCCAATGATGGAACATCCACAAGACTTTAATACGGTTCTTGAGGCTTGGTTGGCCAAGCGCAACTTTTAA
- the yihA gene encoding ribosome biogenesis GTP-binding protein YihA/YsxC: MKITSAEFVMSNSNVAMCPNEPLPEYAFIGRSNVGKSSLINMLMERKSLAKTSGRPGKTQLINHFKINNNWFLVDLPGYGYARVSKKDKKVFQKYITQYFQERKQLVCGFVLVDIRHEPQPVDLEFMEWLGTNNVPFAIIFTKADKLKPNAMEKQANAYIQHLLDSIWEEAPPHFITSSSNRTGKEELLRYIDGINKEFFSS; the protein is encoded by the coding sequence ATGAAAATCACTTCGGCCGAATTCGTAATGAGCAATTCAAATGTGGCCATGTGCCCAAATGAACCCTTACCTGAATATGCCTTTATTGGAAGATCTAATGTAGGTAAGTCGTCGCTTATTAATATGTTGATGGAGCGTAAAAGTTTGGCCAAAACTTCTGGACGACCTGGAAAAACACAGCTTATTAACCACTTTAAAATAAACAACAACTGGTTTTTGGTAGATTTACCTGGCTACGGCTATGCTCGGGTATCCAAAAAGGATAAAAAGGTTTTTCAAAAGTACATTACGCAGTATTTTCAGGAACGAAAGCAACTAGTATGTGGATTTGTATTAGTAGATATTAGACATGAACCCCAACCGGTAGACCTTGAATTCATGGAATGGTTAGGCACTAATAATGTTCCATTTGCTATTATTTTCACCAAAGCGGACAAATTGAAACCCAACGCCATGGAAAAACAGGCTAATGCATATATACAGCATCTGTTGGATAGTATTTGGGAAGAAGCCCCTCCGCATTTCATTACTTCTTCTTCGAATCGCACGGGAAAAGAAGAACTGTTACGTTACATTGATGGTATCAACAAAGAGTTTTTCTCTTCATAG
- a CDS encoding GTPase, which produces MKKKDLPKLLFIYNANSGARNAILDSMHKVLSPATYDCNLCDITFGVVSENKTWKKFRQANKQEMIFLHKDEFAKKYASKFGHKFTFPIILVEGEHGLEIVISTEELNQLKAAHALVRLVKERAS; this is translated from the coding sequence ATGAAAAAGAAAGACCTTCCAAAGCTCCTTTTTATCTATAATGCTAATTCAGGGGCTCGAAATGCTATTTTGGATAGTATGCATAAAGTTTTAAGCCCAGCAACATATGACTGTAATCTATGTGATATCACTTTTGGTGTTGTTTCTGAAAATAAGACGTGGAAAAAGTTTAGACAAGCAAACAAGCAAGAGATGATATTTTTACATAAAGATGAATTTGCAAAAAAATATGCATCAAAGTTTGGTCATAAATTCACTTTTCCCATTATACTGGTCGAAGGTGAACATGGATTGGAGATTGTAATTTCTACCGAGGAGCTTAATCAATTAAAAGCAGCTCACGCATTAGTTAGGTTGGTAAAAGAGAGGGCAAGTTAA
- a CDS encoding antibiotic biosynthesis monooxygenase, producing the protein MIARIWKGKTKLEHLEEYESFMKERAIPDYSKTDGFVKLTFLKRTDSQYAYFDLITFWEDLEVIKNFAGVELTKAKYYPEDQKYLIDFPEEVTHYEVFAD; encoded by the coding sequence ATGATTGCTCGAATCTGGAAAGGGAAAACAAAATTGGAACATTTGGAAGAATATGAATCTTTTATGAAGGAAAGGGCCATCCCAGATTATTCCAAAACGGATGGTTTTGTAAAACTCACCTTTCTTAAACGAACCGATAGCCAATATGCATACTTTGACTTAATTACCTTTTGGGAAGATTTAGAAGTGATTAAAAACTTTGCTGGAGTAGAGTTAACAAAAGCCAAGTATTATCCGGAAGACCAAAAATACCTTATCGACTTTCCTGAAGAAGTAACACACTATGAGGTTTTTGCAGATTAA
- a CDS encoding helix-turn-helix domain-containing protein, whose product MQTIINQFVYFAYFQSLFLLFIYIFSPKNRKNINGYLVFLIVLLAVGLTGRIIYISGIFGQNFRFYAFSEFSILMFGSTIYLFTQSSLRGKKFNLSDLIHYIPGVLYILIIVLYFMLPSDQIIGERAKSGELFRVITLLVGTGLAFNITYWILSCRLFFQVKKKLRNELSFSIKTGFFSNFLIAIGLCLTCWLVVYFISIFGFDTIERTARRTIWLSIALIILFITYYGIKEPELFKFGRQTGNKKYQQSKLSIEDLDNLKVALETLMIEKKPYLNRKLVKSELSEMLGISNPEIARLLNERIGMNFFEYVNYYRIKEFVELAKSQKVENLTFFGLAQEAGFNSKTTFNKSFKKLMGMPPKDYFQN is encoded by the coding sequence ATGCAAACAATCATCAACCAGTTCGTTTACTTCGCATACTTTCAAAGCCTTTTCTTACTGTTCATTTATATTTTTTCGCCAAAAAACAGGAAAAACATTAACGGTTACCTGGTCTTTCTGATTGTTTTGTTGGCTGTGGGCCTAACTGGACGTATTATTTATATTTCTGGAATATTTGGTCAGAATTTTCGTTTTTATGCATTTTCCGAGTTTTCCATCTTAATGTTTGGCTCCACAATTTATTTGTTTACCCAGTCTTCACTAAGGGGTAAAAAATTCAATTTATCAGACCTGATTCATTATATTCCTGGAGTTCTGTACATACTCATCATCGTTCTTTATTTTATGCTGCCTTCAGACCAAATAATTGGTGAGCGTGCAAAAAGTGGAGAACTTTTTAGAGTTATTACGTTGCTGGTGGGAACAGGCCTAGCTTTTAACATCACCTATTGGATATTAAGTTGCAGACTCTTTTTTCAGGTTAAAAAGAAACTCCGAAATGAACTGAGTTTCTCCATAAAAACCGGATTTTTTTCAAACTTTCTCATTGCTATTGGCCTCTGTCTTACCTGTTGGCTGGTCGTTTATTTTATAAGCATCTTTGGCTTTGATACTATTGAAAGAACCGCCAGAAGAACTATTTGGCTGAGCATTGCCCTAATTATTCTGTTTATAACTTACTATGGAATAAAGGAGCCTGAGCTATTTAAATTTGGGAGACAGACAGGAAACAAAAAATACCAACAGTCTAAACTTTCCATAGAGGATTTGGATAATTTGAAAGTAGCTCTTGAAACATTGATGATTGAGAAAAAACCATATCTCAATAGGAAATTGGTAAAATCCGAGCTTTCGGAAATGTTGGGCATAAGCAATCCGGAAATAGCAAGGTTGCTCAATGAACGTATTGGAATGAACTTTTTTGAATATGTGAATTATTATAGAATCAAGGAATTTGTTGAACTTGCTAAATCTCAAAAAGTTGAAAATCTAACTTTTTTTGGATTGGCCCAGGAAGCTGGTTTTAACTCAAAAACAACGTTTAATAAGTCATTTAAAAAACTGATGGGCATGCCTCCAAAGGATTATTTTCAAAATTGA
- the gldC gene encoding gliding motility protein GldC has translation MAIEHTSEIKLTVGLDENRVPEELNWSAQDGGIENEEAKAMMLSVWDSKNRESLKIDLWTKDMPVDDMKIFFHQTLVTMADTFMKATQDEKMTATMKDFCDYFAEKLELK, from the coding sequence ATGGCAATAGAACATACTTCAGAAATAAAATTAACTGTTGGACTTGATGAAAATCGAGTTCCTGAAGAATTAAACTGGTCTGCTCAAGATGGTGGCATAGAGAATGAAGAAGCTAAGGCCATGATGTTGTCCGTTTGGGACAGTAAAAACCGAGAGTCGTTAAAAATAGATTTATGGACCAAGGATATGCCAGTGGATGATATGAAAATATTTTTCCATCAAACCTTGGTTACTATGGCAGATACATTTATGAAAGCTACCCAGGATGAAAAAATGACGGCAACCATGAAGGATTTTTGCGACTATTTTGCAGAGAAGTTAGAATTGAAATAG
- the gldB gene encoding gliding motility lipoprotein GldB has protein sequence MKRLLKYFNVYVFSGSIFLIILFLNACKQTDKTSEEISNVQIDLDIYRFDREFAAASPGSIPDLKSKYPYLFPSQFPDSIWIAKLTDTIQVELSDEVEKAFGDFEEETNDLESLFQHITYYFPKFKTPKVVTVTSDVRYNDRVILADTLLMLGLDNYLGADHHFYKSIQRYIAAGLDKQYLTSDVASAIAKKVLKYPRNRSFLSRMVYYGKELYIKDKVLPSISDAQKIGYTLEEMEWSMNNEEQIWRYFVEKELLYSTDAKLDRRFLDPAPFSKFQLELDSESPGRLGRYMGWQIVKAFMEKNNLTLKQLLNLPADEIFKKSNYKPRK, from the coding sequence ATGAAGAGGTTGTTGAAATACTTTAATGTGTACGTATTTAGCGGGTCAATATTTTTGATCATACTATTCCTTAATGCATGTAAACAAACGGATAAAACTTCTGAAGAAATCTCCAATGTCCAAATTGATTTAGACATATATAGATTTGATCGTGAGTTTGCTGCCGCTTCGCCTGGGAGTATTCCTGACTTAAAATCTAAATATCCTTATTTGTTTCCTTCACAGTTCCCGGATAGTATTTGGATCGCCAAACTCACAGATACCATTCAGGTTGAGTTGTCAGATGAAGTAGAGAAGGCTTTTGGTGATTTTGAAGAGGAAACGAATGATTTAGAATCTCTTTTTCAGCATATAACCTATTATTTTCCAAAATTTAAAACACCAAAGGTAGTAACCGTTACATCTGATGTTAGATATAACGACCGTGTTATTCTTGCAGATACACTTTTAATGTTAGGTTTAGATAACTATTTGGGGGCGGACCATCATTTTTATAAAAGTATTCAACGTTATATCGCGGCTGGACTTGATAAACAATATCTAACTTCTGATGTTGCGAGCGCTATTGCAAAAAAGGTGTTGAAATATCCCCGTAATAGATCTTTTCTCTCCAGAATGGTGTATTATGGAAAAGAACTATATATAAAGGACAAGGTACTTCCTTCAATTTCTGATGCTCAGAAGATAGGATATACATTGGAAGAGATGGAGTGGTCCATGAACAACGAAGAACAGATTTGGCGCTATTTTGTGGAAAAAGAATTACTTTATAGTACCGATGCCAAACTGGACCGAAGATTTTTAGACCCAGCGCCTTTCTCCAAATTTCAGCTAGAATTGGATAGCGAATCTCCAGGAAGATTAGGAAGGTATATGGGGTGGCAGATTGTTAAGGCCTTTATGGAAAAGAACAACCTTACCTTAAAACAGCTTTTGAACTTACCTGCTGATGAAATTTTTAAGAAATCAAATTACAAACCGAGAAAATAA
- the nadE gene encoding NAD(+) synthase produces the protein MQSEKVTEHIVKWLKDYATNANCKGFVIGVSGGIDSAVTSTLCAKTGLDLLCLEMPIHQGKNQVTRADKHIAWLMDNFSNVSRQPVNLTPVFDSLVSALPKVENEEDRFMSLANTRARLRMTTLYYFAALNGYLVAGTGNKVEDFGVGFYTKYGDGGVDLSPIADLLKTEVYDVGRVLGINQDIMEAAPTDGLWGDSRTDEDQIGASYPELEWAMKMDAEKKSIEDFSDRKKEVFTIYKKFNTANRHKMIPIPICEIPIHLK, from the coding sequence ATGCAAAGTGAAAAGGTAACAGAACATATTGTAAAGTGGTTAAAGGACTATGCGACCAACGCAAATTGCAAGGGATTTGTAATAGGAGTCTCTGGAGGAATAGATTCAGCTGTTACTTCTACCCTTTGTGCAAAGACAGGTCTTGACCTTTTATGTTTAGAGATGCCCATACACCAGGGAAAAAATCAAGTGACAAGAGCAGATAAGCACATTGCATGGTTAATGGATAATTTTTCCAATGTAAGCAGGCAACCTGTAAATCTGACCCCAGTTTTTGACAGTTTGGTCTCAGCTTTACCAAAAGTGGAAAACGAAGAGGATAGGTTTATGTCTCTTGCCAATACTAGAGCAAGGCTTAGAATGACAACACTCTACTATTTTGCGGCATTAAATGGATACTTAGTTGCCGGCACAGGAAACAAAGTTGAGGATTTTGGTGTAGGTTTTTATACCAAATATGGTGATGGCGGTGTAGACTTGAGTCCTATTGCAGACCTTTTAAAAACCGAAGTATATGATGTAGGCAGAGTTCTTGGTATTAATCAAGATATTATGGAAGCCGCCCCTACTGATGGGCTATGGGGAGATAGTAGAACAGATGAAGACCAGATAGGTGCTTCATATCCAGAGCTTGAATGGGCTATGAAAATGGATGCTGAAAAAAAATCAATAGAAGATTTTTCTGACAGAAAAAAGGAAGTATTCACTATATACAAAAAGTTTAATACTGCTAACAGGCATAAGATGATTCCTATACCCATTTGTGAAATTCCTATTCACTTAAAATGA
- a CDS encoding response regulator transcription factor, protein MIKVLIADNHPIVRLGIKQVLEASSDIEVIADVSTTSELFDVLEKVTPDVVMLEMDIPEINGIATLRKLKQEFPNVKSLMYSGQSEDVYALSTIRAGAFGYLSKTADLDYIISAVRKVSEGNMFITNELAQRLAFDEGTQKPRRFFRKLSSREVEVLKLLASGKRNKEVAEGLNLNEKTVSTYKARLMKKLNVDNLVDLLQQAKALELY, encoded by the coding sequence ATGATAAAAGTATTAATAGCTGACAATCATCCCATAGTTCGGTTAGGCATTAAGCAAGTCCTCGAAGCTAGTTCAGATATTGAGGTCATTGCCGATGTTTCAACTACTTCTGAACTATTTGATGTGTTGGAAAAAGTTACCCCCGATGTAGTAATGTTGGAAATGGACATTCCAGAAATAAATGGTATTGCTACTCTAAGAAAACTAAAACAAGAGTTTCCCAACGTTAAATCATTAATGTACAGTGGACAATCCGAAGATGTTTATGCATTGAGCACTATTCGTGCAGGAGCGTTTGGTTATCTATCTAAAACTGCAGACTTAGACTATATTATCTCCGCAGTAAGAAAAGTAAGCGAAGGCAATATGTTCATAACCAATGAATTGGCTCAACGTTTGGCTTTTGATGAAGGTACACAAAAACCAAGAAGGTTCTTTAGAAAATTGTCATCTAGAGAAGTAGAAGTTTTAAAACTTTTAGCTAGCGGAAAAAGAAACAAAGAAGTTGCCGAGGGCTTGAACTTAAACGAAAAAACCGTAAGCACCTACAAAGCACGTTTAATGAAAAAATTAAATGTGGATAATTTGGTTGATTTATTGCAACAAGCTAAGGCTTTGGAATTATATTAG